A genomic segment from Lytechinus variegatus isolate NC3 chromosome 10, Lvar_3.0, whole genome shotgun sequence encodes:
- the LOC121422640 gene encoding AF4/FMR2 family member 1-like codes for MNLFTFQPQPGQSSKQPTPGQSSQQPEPGQSSQQPQSGQSSQQPQHGSSSQQPQPGQSSQQHQPGQSPQHLEPGQSSQEPQFGQSYQQPQPGQSPKRLQPGQSSQQPQPGQSSQQPQPGQSSQQPQPGQSSQQPQPGQSSQQPQPGQSSQQPQPGQSSQQPQPGQSSEQPQHGSSSQQPQRGQSSKQPTPGQSSQQPEPGQSSQQPQPGQSSNKLQPSQSPKQLQPGQSSNQLQPGQSSQHPQPDPSSQQPHPGQSCQQPQPGTSSPALQFDSSSYELKFQPSAHIPESELSSDDCWYPHRSSIVARPKRKFCQTRPHRNSLVKLKHDPSSSSDEQEPDLPSDDNWKPSNEIISETDLDSIQGEDEIIDFKRKPHHQKVKRQKVTGHDAAKFDNPPPASHEPSQQGTRPQIENYRKPYRHCIFCGKMASKLSDHIVKKHAGIPRVKNAVELPKKQRIQEFKMKKEGILHVNKLEAKKSRPGYMRERSSKKKDSLPVMCSTCDGFFSRSYIKRHSHKCRKEVETAVHGVCIPVTFLQHDHLKKNEGDFVTEVLTKFRHGKSSQLCQTDPVLAKIGRRLWDKEKKKKNKRAEVRKSVMSDMRRLANLYIHMKDTEATLGKLRSEDGNVGDLFKRSNFRYLEEALDNYTKVEVNTHSSSDNNAIKPGLKLGLYYLLKSASKILKGLSLMEEEEDGDVKAAEIDNFVLVLELNYHTIFGDATYALHQGRQTRLRRPESAPEESDIRKVRDFTVSQIKELTSDELAFTDLHRYTRLRDLVVCRLTLFNARRGGEPSRHMLQDWEDDDTGVVGQGADRRLKPIRQGFGW; via the coding sequence ATGAATTTATTTACCTTCCAGCCCCAGCCTGGTCAATCCTCAAAACAGCCAACGCCTGGTCAATCCTCACAACAGCCAGAGCCTGGTCAATCCTCACAACAGCCCCAGTCTGGTCAATCCTCACAACAGCCACAGCATGGCTCGTCCTCACAGCAGCCCCAGCCTGGTCAATCCTCACAGCAGCATCAACCAGGTCAATCCCCACAACACCTAGAGCCTGGTCAATCCTCACAAGAGCCACAGTTTGGTCAATCCTACCAGCAGCCCCAGCCTGGTCAATCCCCAAAGCGGCTCCAGCCTGGTCAATCCTCACAACAGCCCCAGCCTGGTCAATCCTCACAACAGCCACAGCCTGGTCAATCCTCACAACAGCCCCAGCCTGGTCAATCCTCACAACAGCCCCAGCCTGGTCAATCCTCACAACAGCCCCAGCCTGGTCAATCCTCACAACAGCCACAGCCTGGTCAATCCTCACAACAGCCCCAGCCTGGTCAATCCTCAGAACAGCCACAGCATGGCTCGTCCTCACAGCAGCCCCAGCGTGGTCAATCCTCAAAACAGCCAACGCCTGGTCAATCCTCACAACAGCCAGAGCCTGGTCAATCCTCACAACAGCCCCAGCCTGGTCAATCCTCAAACAAGCTCCAGCCTAGTCAATCCCCAAAGCAGCTCCAGCCTGGTCAATCCTCAAACCAGCTCCAGCCTGGTCAATCCTCACAACACCCACAGCCTGACCCATCCTCACAGCAACCCCATCCTGGCCAATCTTGCCAACAGCCACAGCCCGGCACATCATCACCAGCGCTTCAGTTTGACTCATCTTCATATGAGCTCAAGTTTCAGCCCTCTGCACATATACCGGAGTCTGAACTTTCTTCAGATGATTGCTGGTATCCTCACAGAAGCTCCATTGTGGCCCGACCTAAAAGAAAATTCTGCCAGACCCGTCCTCACAGAAATTCATTAGTGAAGCTCAAGCATGATCCATCTTCATCTTCCGATGAACAGGAGCCTGATCTGCCATCAGATGACAACTGGAAACcttcaaatgaaattatttctgAAACCGATCTCGACAGTATCCAAGGAGAAGATGAGATCATTGACTTCAAGAGAAAACCACATCATCAAAAAGTCAAAAGACAAAAAGTGACTGGCCATGATGCTGCTAAATTTGATAATCCTCCTCCAGCTAGTCATGAACCGTCTCAACAAGGAACCAGGCCACAGATAGAAAATTACAGGAAACCATACAGACATTGTATCTTTTGTGGTAAGATGGCATCAAAATTATCTGACCATATAGTGAAAAAGCATGCAGGAATTCCAAGAGTCAAGAATGCAGTAGAACTGCCCAAAAAGCAGAGAATTCAAGAATTCAAGATGAAGAAGGAGGGGATTCTGCACGTTAACAAACTTGAAGCAAAGAAGTCTCGTCCTGGGTACATGAGAGAACGTTCCTCCAAGAAAAAAGATTCACTGCCAGTCATGTGCAGCACGTGCGATGGTTTTTTTTCGCGGAGTTACATTAAGAGGCATTCTCATAAATGCAGAAAGGAAGTAGAGACTGCTGTGCATGGAGTCTGTATTCCTGTAACATTTCTGCAGCATGATCATCTCAAGAAAAATGAAGGCGATTTTGTCACAGAGGTTTTGACAAAGTTCCGACATGGTAAGAGCAGCCAACTTTGCCAAACTGATCCAGTCCTTGCGAAAATTGGCAGAAGGCTTTGGGacaaggagaagaaaaagaagaacaaacGTGCAGAAGTTCGGAAGTCAGTGATGTCCGACATGAGACGTCTCGCAAATCTTTACATCCATATGAAAGACACTGAAGCAACTTTGGGGAAACTGCGCTCAGAGGATGGCAATGTCGGAGATCTATTCAAAAGAAGTAATTTCCGTTATCTGGAAGAAGCCCTAGACAACTACACGAAAGTCGAAGTAAATACGCACTCATCAAGTGACAACAATGCAATCAAACCAGGGCTCAAATTGGGCTTATACTACTTGCTCAAGTCCGCAAGCAAGATTCTAAAAGGCTTGAGCCtaatggaggaggaggaggatggtgatgTAAAAGCAGCAGAGATTGACAACTTTGTCTTGGTCTTGGAACTGAATTACCACACAATTTTCGGTGATGCAACATATGCACTTCATCAGGGTAGACAGACAAGATTGAGACGCCCAGAATCTGCTCCAGAAGAGAGCGATATCCGTAAAGTACGTGACTTTACTGTCTCCCAAATTAAAGAACTCACTAGTGATGAATTGGCCTTTACAGATTTGCATAGGTACACAAGACTGCGTGACCTTGTGGTGTGTAGACTCACACTCTTCAACGCAAGGAGGGGTGGAGAGCCCAGCAGGCACATGCTACAAGACTGGGAGGATGACGACACAGGTGTGGTTGGACAAGGTGCAGATAGGAGGCTTAAACCCATTAGACAAGGCTTTGGCTGGTAG